The proteins below are encoded in one region of Phaseolus vulgaris cultivar G19833 chromosome 1, P. vulgaris v2.0, whole genome shotgun sequence:
- the LOC137815805 gene encoding uncharacterized protein — MSMPPSPPRAFPMPFSPEIMKTVVPPNLVGVKASFTGVEDPEAHLTAFHTQMMLSGGSDVVYCKMFMSTLSGIAMEWFVSLPEGHITSFHQFSKLFTEQYIVNRAPSVVSYDLFDVRQYQGESLKDYLNRFGAQVVRFPNKDEDMLVHAFKKGVLPGPFSESLIRSHPSTFAEIRQRGVAHTVAETEVSEKRGSAAPPKLRGGQGKQQQQARVHEAKEGKKVQGKPRPYAPRKDQGRGRARENNAPPRYDFMVELADLIALPAIAARLRVPEKTDKVLGRKKNEWCEFHQAFGHTLHSCLALGHQLAELVKSGFLADYLREAQGDCASGA; from the coding sequence ATGTCGATGCCACCATCGCCTCCGAGAGCGTTCcctatgccattctcccctgaaatcatgAAAACCGTGGTGCCTCCTAACCTGGTGGGAGTGAAGGCGTCGTTCACGGGGGTAGAAGATCCAgaagcgcatctgacggcgttccacactcagatgatgttgtctgggggctcagatgtcgtgtactgcaagatgttcatgagtacACTGAGTGGAATCGCCATGGAATGGTTCGTGAGTCtgccagagggtcatatcacgtcctttcatcagttttcgaagcttttcactgagcagtacatcgttaaCAGAGCACCTTCAGTGGTGTcgtacgatctgttcgatgtaCGCCAATAtcaaggtgagtcgctgaaagactacctcaaccgcttcggagcacaagtggttagattcCCCAACAAGGACgaggatatgctggtgcatgcgtttaagaagggagtgctgcctggtcccttcagtgagtcgctcatcaggagccatcccagcacctttgcggaGATCCGGCAACGCGGGGTGGCGCACACAGTGGCAgagacagaggtttctgagaaaagaggaagtgctgcaccaccgaAGCTGCGTGGAGGACAAGGGAAGCAACAGCAGCAagcgagggtgcatgaggcaaagGAGGGAAAGAAGGTGCAGGGGAAACCTCGTCCTTATGCACCCAGGAAGGACCagggcagggggcgtgcaagggagaataatgcACCCCCAAGATACGATTTCATGGTAGAGTTGGCGGATCTGATTGCCCTTCCTGCCATAGCTGCAAGActccgagtaccagagaagacagataaggtacttgggaGGAAGAAGaacgagtggtgtgagtttcaccaagcctttggccacacactccactcctgcttggcgttgggacaccagcTGGCGGAGTTGGTAAAGTCTGggttcctagcagattacctgcgggaGGCGCAAGGTGATTGCGCATCGGGGGCCTAG